A portion of the Bifidobacterium lemurum genome contains these proteins:
- a CDS encoding aldo/keto reductase has protein sequence MQHFTMNNGADIPALGFGVFQMTSKEVEEHLPQAIAAGYTHIDTANAYFNEVAVGRAVKASGAKREDLFVTTKLFPQSYPYEQCARDIDATLERLDMDYIDLLLFHQPYGDYVSGWKAMEEAVAAGKVKSIGLSNFPVHKIRQILDVADITPAVLQVEINPYWNQHALKSELADLNLVFEGWYPLGHGDQTLLAEPVFARLADKYGKTAAQIILRWHLQEGNVTFPKTCDPQHIKDNIDIFDFALADDEMAEINALPQRPYYTVPEEAPDFVLRHNDYSQQV, from the coding sequence ATGCAGCATTTCACCATGAACAACGGTGCCGACATCCCCGCATTGGGATTCGGCGTGTTCCAGATGACATCGAAGGAAGTCGAGGAGCATCTGCCTCAGGCCATCGCCGCCGGCTACACGCATATCGACACCGCCAACGCCTATTTCAACGAAGTGGCCGTCGGCCGTGCCGTCAAGGCGAGCGGCGCCAAGCGCGAGGACCTGTTCGTCACCACCAAGTTGTTCCCGCAAAGCTACCCGTACGAGCAGTGCGCGCGCGACATCGACGCGACGCTCGAACGCCTCGACATGGACTATATCGACCTGCTGCTGTTCCACCAGCCCTACGGCGACTACGTATCCGGCTGGAAGGCGATGGAGGAGGCCGTCGCGGCCGGCAAAGTGAAATCCATCGGCCTGTCGAACTTCCCCGTGCATAAGATCAGGCAGATCCTCGACGTGGCCGATATCACGCCGGCCGTGCTGCAGGTGGAGATCAACCCCTACTGGAACCAGCACGCGCTCAAGAGCGAACTGGCCGACCTGAATCTCGTGTTCGAAGGCTGGTATCCGCTGGGACACGGCGACCAAACGCTGCTCGCCGAACCGGTGTTCGCCCGTCTTGCCGACAAGTACGGCAAAACCGCGGCGCAGATCATCCTGCGCTGGCACCTGCAGGAAGGCAACGTCACCTTCCCCAAGACCTGCGATCCGCAGCATATCAAGGACAACATCGACATCTTCGACTTCGCGCTCGCCGACGACGAGATGGCCGAGATCAACGCGCTGCCGCAGCGCCCGTACTATACGGTGCCCGAAGAGGCCCCCGATTTCGTGCTGCGCCACAACGACTACTCCCAGCAGGTGTGA
- a CDS encoding 1-deoxy-D-xylulose-5-phosphate synthase, with the protein MTNHLNSINGPADLKKLERAQLPELADEIRQAILTKVTAAGGHFGPNLGVVEATIALHYVFDSPNDKIVWDVSHQSYPHKILTGRKEAFLDPAHYHDVTGYTHPSESEHDHFVVGHTGTSISMAVGLAKGRDLNGRDENVIAFIGDGSLSEGEALEGLDNAGAMDTNLIIVLNDNEWSIAENHGGMYEGLAELRATNGASERNMFRDFGLDYRYVADGNDTAALVEVFEQVRGIDHPVVVHIHTDKGRGSAWAEENKEAGHWRLPEAVAKQLEAAGEVESVDSVTVDFLENKMKADPTVVAITAATAGSGFPRDFRERVGRQFVDVGIAEQHAIAFASGIGKAGGKPVVEMYSTFMQRAYDQLQQDLALQGNPATIIMMSMGAIAPTDNTHSGMYGIAMANTIPGLTGLAPATREEYLAMLDWSIDRANRPVVIAQPGSLYSEADLVAALGGPVAEAREGFFDEKDLSYRTIASGSKVAILALGDFLGLGVRVRAELKEKLGVDATLIDPRMFSAVDAKALDALRDKHTVAVTLEDGLLTGGFGREVAAHFAADKSMTVLNYGADKEFNDCVPADELFHRYRLEPETIAEDVRLAL; encoded by the coding sequence GTGACGAACCATCTGAACTCCATCAACGGGCCCGCCGACCTGAAGAAGCTCGAGCGCGCCCAACTGCCCGAACTGGCCGACGAGATCCGCCAGGCGATCCTCACCAAGGTCACCGCGGCCGGCGGCCACTTCGGGCCCAACCTCGGCGTGGTCGAGGCGACCATCGCCCTGCACTACGTCTTTGACTCACCCAACGACAAAATCGTATGGGACGTCTCCCACCAGTCCTATCCGCATAAGATCCTCACCGGACGCAAAGAGGCCTTCCTCGACCCGGCCCACTACCACGACGTGACCGGCTACACGCATCCGAGCGAAAGCGAGCACGACCACTTCGTCGTCGGGCACACCGGCACCTCCATCTCCATGGCCGTGGGGCTGGCAAAAGGCCGCGACCTGAACGGACGCGACGAAAACGTCATCGCCTTCATCGGCGACGGCTCCCTCTCCGAAGGCGAGGCGCTCGAAGGACTCGACAACGCCGGCGCGATGGACACGAACCTCATCATCGTGCTCAACGACAACGAATGGTCCATCGCCGAAAACCACGGCGGCATGTACGAGGGCCTCGCCGAACTGCGCGCCACGAACGGCGCTTCCGAGCGCAACATGTTCCGCGATTTCGGACTCGACTACCGGTATGTGGCCGACGGCAACGACACCGCCGCGCTCGTCGAAGTCTTCGAACAGGTGCGCGGCATCGACCATCCCGTCGTCGTGCACATCCACACCGACAAAGGCCGCGGCTCCGCATGGGCCGAGGAGAACAAGGAAGCCGGGCACTGGCGTCTGCCCGAAGCCGTGGCGAAGCAGCTGGAGGCCGCCGGCGAGGTCGAAAGCGTCGACTCCGTGACCGTGGACTTCCTGGAGAACAAGATGAAAGCCGACCCCACGGTCGTCGCCATCACCGCCGCCACCGCCGGCTCCGGCTTCCCGCGCGACTTCCGCGAACGTGTGGGCCGTCAGTTCGTGGATGTGGGCATCGCCGAACAGCATGCGATCGCCTTCGCCTCCGGCATCGGCAAGGCGGGCGGCAAGCCTGTCGTGGAGATGTATTCCACCTTCATGCAGCGTGCCTACGACCAGTTGCAGCAGGATCTCGCCCTGCAAGGCAATCCTGCGACCATCATCATGATGAGCATGGGAGCCATCGCGCCGACCGACAACACGCATTCCGGCATGTACGGCATCGCCATGGCCAACACAATCCCCGGACTGACGGGCCTAGCGCCGGCCACGCGTGAGGAATACCTCGCCATGCTCGACTGGTCCATCGACCGCGCGAACCGTCCGGTGGTCATCGCCCAGCCCGGCTCGCTGTATTCCGAGGCCGATCTGGTCGCAGCTTTGGGCGGGCCGGTCGCCGAAGCGAGGGAGGGCTTCTTCGATGAGAAGGATCTGTCGTACCGCACCATCGCCAGCGGTTCGAAGGTCGCGATTCTCGCGCTGGGAGACTTCCTTGGGCTCGGCGTGCGTGTGCGTGCCGAACTTAAAGAAAAGCTCGGCGTGGACGCGACGCTGATCGACCCGCGCATGTTCTCCGCCGTCGACGCGAAGGCGCTGGACGCGCTGCGCGACAAGCATACGGTGGCCGTCACCTTGGAGGACGGCCTCCTCACCGGCGGCTTCGGGCGTGAGGTCGCGGCGCATTTCGCCGCCGACAAGTCCATGACGGTGCTCAACTACGGCGCGGACAAGGAGTTCAACGACTGCGTTCCCGCCGACGAGCTGTTCCACCGTTATCGTCTCGAACCCGAGACGATCGCCGAGGATGTGCGCCTCGCGCTGTAG
- a CDS encoding AEC family transporter, with product MEQFGIVLNQLIGMGVMMLIGYICVRTNVLGEKAIDGLCSFILKVGIPLIVFATAVSGTTRHDLIESGQIIVLDLVMYVLLIGLFTVLTGVMGLKAECGRLFRGSFVFGNVGFMGLPLFMALYPDRGALYFALCSLVDQTMMWTYGVWTSKRIGEDGRTVAATDEGGRESDHREHPMLVVRMARRLRPMLSPALVAVAAALVVIISGVRLPADMLAPLKAIGSTASPLSMVYLGGLFALRDWMGILRKPELYVGIVAKMLVLPIVLYMLCMGIPLLFGFALDPDIVHTITLACGMPTMVAMVMFAEREHNHPEYAIGMVMGTTIASLFTLSVVSYLVF from the coding sequence GTGGAACAGTTCGGCATTGTGCTCAATCAGCTGATCGGCATGGGTGTGATGATGCTGATCGGATATATCTGCGTACGTACGAACGTGTTGGGGGAGAAGGCCATTGACGGATTGTGCTCGTTCATTCTCAAAGTCGGCATTCCTCTGATTGTGTTCGCCACGGCGGTGTCCGGCACCACTCGTCACGATCTGATCGAATCGGGACAGATCATCGTGCTTGATCTGGTGATGTACGTGCTGCTGATCGGTTTGTTCACTGTTCTGACCGGGGTGATGGGACTCAAAGCGGAATGCGGCCGTCTATTCCGAGGCTCGTTCGTTTTTGGCAATGTCGGGTTTATGGGATTGCCATTGTTCATGGCATTGTATCCGGACAGGGGCGCCCTTTATTTCGCCTTGTGCTCACTGGTCGATCAGACCATGATGTGGACCTACGGCGTGTGGACGAGCAAACGCATCGGAGAAGACGGGAGGACCGTGGCTGCCACGGATGAAGGCGGACGGGAATCGGATCATCGCGAACATCCTATGTTGGTCGTGCGAATGGCACGGCGCTTGCGCCCGATGTTGAGCCCCGCTCTTGTCGCTGTCGCTGCGGCGTTGGTGGTTATCATCTCCGGCGTGCGATTGCCTGCGGATATGCTGGCACCGCTCAAAGCCATCGGATCCACCGCCTCACCACTGTCTATGGTGTATCTCGGAGGACTGTTCGCGTTGCGTGACTGGATGGGGATTCTAAGAAAGCCGGAACTGTACGTCGGCATCGTGGCCAAAATGCTGGTGCTGCCTATCGTGCTCTACATGCTGTGCATGGGCATACCTCTACTGTTCGGATTCGCGCTTGACCCCGATATCGTGCACACGATAACGCTCGCCTGCGGCATGCCCACGATGGTGGCGATGGTGATGTTCGCAGAGCGGGAACACAACCATCCCGAATATGCGATCGGCATGGTGATGGGCACCACCATCGCCAGCCTGTTCACACTGTCCGTGGTCTCTTACCTGGTGTTCTAA
- a CDS encoding MerR family transcriptional regulator, with product MTQQNTTTSRTQWHTIREASLLSGLSESTLRYYEQIGIIPPVARDPSSGHRVYSEHDIDVLQTISCMNAIGMSLDAMRQYLGNATEVMSAEAGDVDPLVVRERAKQQVELLDAQALRLAEQLERIKIQQSYCAIKTMYWNAVAEGRADAERILDENSDLFEQVRRCA from the coding sequence ATGACACAGCAGAACACCACAACCAGCCGGACGCAATGGCATACGATCCGCGAAGCCTCGCTGCTGAGCGGATTAAGCGAATCGACGTTACGCTACTATGAGCAGATCGGCATCATTCCGCCGGTGGCGCGCGATCCCAGCTCCGGACACCGCGTCTACAGCGAACATGACATCGACGTGCTGCAGACCATCTCCTGCATGAACGCGATCGGCATGTCGCTCGACGCGATGCGGCAATATCTAGGCAATGCGACCGAAGTCATGTCCGCCGAAGCGGGCGACGTCGATCCTCTGGTCGTGCGCGAACGGGCGAAACAGCAGGTCGAACTGCTTGATGCGCAGGCCCTGCGTTTGGCCGAACAGCTTGAACGCATCAAAATCCAACAGTCCTACTGCGCGATCAAAACGATGTATTGGAACGCCGTGGCCGAGGGCCGTGCCGACGCCGAACGCATCCTCGACGAGAACAGCGATCTCTTCGAGCAGGTGCGTCGCTGCGCATAG
- a CDS encoding MptD family putative ECF transporter S component: MTEQTTTDVASNRLTVPDLITIGVFTALYFVMVCVATLSSTLFTGGFGSIFLPAISALISGCVFMLLAARVGKFGGITVMGVVIGLFLFISGHFVLSFIASIVFPLAADLIARAGKYKSKTLLLVSYVVFSYGLTGPILPLWFMKNAYVASLENRGKDAAYINGVFENINVGTFWLSMGAILVCAVLGGWFGQRMMRKHFVKAGIA; encoded by the coding sequence ATGACCGAACAGACCACCACCGATGTCGCAAGCAACCGTCTCACCGTGCCCGACCTCATCACCATCGGCGTGTTCACCGCCTTGTATTTCGTGATGGTGTGCGTCGCCACACTGTCGAGCACGCTGTTCACCGGCGGCTTCGGCTCGATCTTCCTGCCGGCCATCTCGGCGCTGATCTCCGGCTGCGTGTTCATGCTGTTGGCCGCGCGTGTCGGCAAATTCGGCGGCATCACGGTGATGGGCGTGGTGATCGGCCTGTTCCTGTTCATCTCCGGCCATTTCGTGCTTTCGTTCATCGCCAGCATCGTCTTCCCGCTGGCCGCCGACCTCATCGCCCGCGCCGGCAAATACAAAAGCAAGACGCTGCTGCTGGTCAGCTACGTCGTGTTCTCCTACGGACTGACCGGCCCGATCCTGCCGCTGTGGTTCATGAAGAACGCCTATGTGGCGAGCCTGGAGAACCGCGGCAAGGACGCGGCCTATATCAACGGCGTGTTCGAGAACATCAACGTCGGCACGTTCTGGCTGTCGATGGGCGCGATCCTCGTATGCGCGGTTCTCGGCGGCTGGTTCGGCCAGCGGATGATGCGCAAGCATTTCGTCAAGGCCGGCATCGCCTAG
- a CDS encoding nucleotidyltransferase domain-containing protein, whose translation MKMIDELKDERMRLGLSQKAVAEAMGTTQSAVSRAERVGNPTQDFLQRYKKALDGAFHSESTLELETLKLIVSKVCRQYGLAEVWLYGSMARGEARPDSDVDLLYRLEPDARFDMTQHAALLEELRTMLGREVSLTSLTSLERHAETSRASRRFFNHIKPDMIKVA comes from the coding sequence ATGAAGATGATCGATGAACTCAAGGACGAGCGCATGCGGCTTGGGCTGAGCCAGAAAGCGGTAGCCGAGGCGATGGGAACCACGCAGTCGGCCGTGTCCCGCGCCGAACGCGTCGGCAATCCCACACAGGATTTTCTGCAGCGCTACAAAAAAGCGTTGGACGGCGCCTTCCACTCCGAGAGCACGCTTGAGCTGGAGACGCTCAAACTCATCGTCTCCAAAGTATGCCGACAATATGGATTGGCGGAAGTATGGCTGTATGGTTCCATGGCGCGCGGCGAGGCGCGGCCTGACTCCGACGTGGACCTGCTGTACCGTCTCGAACCCGACGCGCGCTTCGATATGACGCAGCATGCCGCGCTGCTTGAGGAATTGCGGACCATGCTAGGCAGGGAGGTATCACTGACCTCATTGACCTCATTGGAACGTCATGCCGAAACAAGCCGGGCCAGCAGACGATTCTTCAACCACATCAAACCCGACATGATCAAGGTGGCATGA
- a CDS encoding energy-coupling factor transporter transmembrane component T family protein, producing the protein MEHASRRFLRLDPRAKLYLLLVANLLLFFHVNTHTEAMLVALFLALQLASGRVRMAARFALIYAVLLAVSMLVPADTPNVWLQFAALLAAGMRMMLPCFITGAYAFATTSASELVCAMRRMRAPEAVVIPCVVVIRFFPTIAEDYRQIRNAMALRGIASGGAALLRHPAQSLEYILIPLLMNATTVAQDLSVAALTKGLGRPGAHTSRTEIRMRAADWLVMLVCTMPLALDIVGVL; encoded by the coding sequence ATGGAACACGCCTCGCGCCGCTTCCTGCGTCTCGATCCGCGGGCGAAGCTGTATCTGCTGCTCGTCGCCAATCTCCTGCTGTTCTTCCATGTGAACACGCATACCGAAGCGATGCTGGTCGCGCTGTTCCTGGCGCTGCAGCTGGCGTCGGGACGCGTGCGTATGGCGGCGCGGTTCGCGCTTATCTATGCCGTGCTGCTTGCCGTGAGCATGCTGGTTCCGGCCGATACGCCCAACGTTTGGCTGCAGTTCGCGGCATTGCTGGCGGCGGGCATGCGTATGATGCTGCCCTGTTTCATCACCGGCGCGTACGCCTTCGCCACCACGTCGGCCAGCGAATTGGTGTGCGCGATGCGGCGCATGCGCGCGCCCGAAGCGGTCGTCATTCCCTGTGTGGTGGTGATCCGTTTCTTCCCCACCATCGCCGAGGACTATCGGCAGATCCGCAACGCGATGGCATTGCGGGGCATCGCGTCGGGTGGAGCGGCGCTGCTGCGGCATCCCGCTCAATCGCTGGAATACATCCTCATCCCGCTGCTGATGAACGCGACCACCGTGGCGCAGGATCTGTCGGTGGCGGCATTGACCAAAGGATTGGGACGCCCGGGCGCGCACACCTCGCGTACGGAGATCCGCATGCGCGCCGCCGATTGGCTGGTGATGCTCGTGTGCACGATGCCATTGGCCTTGGATATCGTGGGGGTGTTGTGA
- a CDS encoding GNAT family N-acetyltransferase codes for MKILEYDVATDEARRIRTAVFVKEKEFRPEFDEWDEPRRATHLLAFDGDRAVATCRFFPDPEHADQPGRWVIARLAVVADERGHGVGKTMLAEAERRILAAGGAIAAVHAENENFPMYEHFGYQVTDELFDDGEHGWMTKSLG; via the coding sequence ATGAAGATTCTGGAATACGATGTGGCGACGGATGAGGCTCGTAGGATTCGAACGGCGGTGTTCGTCAAGGAGAAGGAGTTCCGCCCGGAGTTCGACGAGTGGGATGAGCCGAGGCGCGCCACGCATCTTCTGGCCTTCGATGGCGACCGCGCCGTGGCGACGTGCCGGTTCTTCCCGGACCCGGAGCATGCCGATCAACCGGGTCGTTGGGTGATCGCCCGGCTGGCGGTGGTCGCCGACGAACGCGGACATGGCGTCGGAAAAACAATGTTGGCCGAAGCGGAACGTCGCATTTTGGCGGCCGGAGGCGCAATCGCCGCCGTGCACGCCGAAAATGAGAACTTTCCAATGTATGAACACTTTGGATATCAGGTCACCGACGAGCTGTTCGACGACGGCGAGCACGGATGGATGACCAAATCATTGGGCTAA
- a CDS encoding lactate/malate family dehydrogenase: MVTTNRSRVVVVGTGQVGSAVASSIVLQGLTNELVLINHNPGKARGLAMDLADGSEFLGRFVSIRHGDWDDCSQADIIIITAGPRPVEGRNRLDGLMAAVDIVTPMLDRIRESGFDGILIMVSNPVDVLSWYAWKRTGLPRAQVIGSGTALDTSRMKTIIGEVTGLDPRTVSGYVIGEHGDSQFIPWSTVSFVGKPFARFLADNPGRYPGVSLNGIENATRRRGDEIKNRRGGTSYGIASTVSGLVKTILWDERRVIPVSTLIDGEYEYGERDVFLSLPIGLDGNGANEFTDLHLTAEEMERFHHCAEVVRSHCALIADRL, from the coding sequence ATGGTCACGACGAATCGTTCGCGAGTGGTGGTGGTTGGCACGGGGCAGGTCGGCTCGGCGGTTGCGTCGTCCATTGTGTTGCAGGGATTGACCAACGAGCTGGTGCTCATCAACCATAATCCGGGGAAAGCGCGTGGACTCGCCATGGATCTGGCCGACGGATCGGAGTTCCTCGGCCGGTTCGTATCCATCCGTCACGGCGATTGGGATGATTGTTCGCAAGCCGACATCATTATCATCACAGCCGGGCCTCGGCCGGTCGAAGGGCGGAACCGTTTGGACGGGCTGATGGCCGCGGTCGACATCGTCACCCCGATGCTTGACCGCATCAGGGAATCCGGTTTCGACGGCATCCTCATCATGGTGTCCAACCCGGTCGACGTGCTCAGCTGGTATGCGTGGAAACGCACCGGCCTGCCACGTGCGCAGGTCATCGGATCGGGAACGGCGCTCGACACCTCGCGTATGAAAACCATCATCGGAGAGGTCACCGGTCTTGACCCACGTACCGTGTCCGGATATGTGATCGGTGAGCACGGCGACTCTCAGTTCATTCCCTGGTCCACGGTGTCCTTCGTCGGCAAACCGTTCGCGCGGTTCCTCGCCGACAATCCCGGCCGTTATCCAGGCGTCAGCCTGAATGGCATCGAGAACGCGACACGTCGACGCGGCGACGAAATCAAGAACCGTCGCGGCGGCACCAGCTACGGCATCGCATCCACCGTGTCCGGGTTGGTCAAAACGATTCTCTGGGACGAACGCCGCGTAATCCCCGTTTCCACGCTGATCGACGGCGAATACGAATACGGCGAACGTGATGTGTTCCTCAGCCTGCCGATCGGACTGGACGGTAATGGGGCAAACGAATTCACCGACCTGCATCTGACGGCGGAGGAAATGGAGCGCTTCCATCATTGCGCCGAAGTCGTGCGCTCGCATTGCGCGCTTATCGCCGACAGACTGTAG
- a CDS encoding DUF86 domain-containing protein: MMSGTIHADQRYRDETNLLRLFEHLEHALADASQMDSADALESDRRLFNSVAMEMLQAQESARRLSDEFLSSAPALPWKELRGLRNIIVHQYDEIESHALYESATANVKSLLEQLRPYVATIEDE, encoded by the coding sequence ATGATGTCCGGGACCATCCATGCGGATCAACGCTATCGCGACGAAACCAACCTGCTCCGTCTGTTTGAACATCTGGAACACGCCCTCGCCGACGCGTCCCAGATGGATTCGGCTGATGCGTTGGAATCCGACCGGAGGCTGTTCAATTCGGTGGCGATGGAGATGCTGCAGGCGCAGGAATCCGCGAGGCGATTATCCGATGAGTTCCTCTCGTCCGCGCCGGCCCTGCCGTGGAAGGAACTACGGGGATTGCGCAACATCATCGTGCATCAGTACGACGAGATCGAATCGCACGCGCTCTACGAATCGGCCACGGCGAACGTGAAATCGTTGCTCGAACAGTTGCGTCCCTACGTCGCAACGATTGAAGACGAGTGA
- a CDS encoding LysR family transcriptional regulator has product MELDQLRALDAIAAEGTLSAAAEALRVSQPALSRSMQRLEAEFNHPLFDRTGRRITLNETGRTAVDWSRQILRDIRLMREAVELTARRTRTVRVGTVAPAPLCLLASLMMERFPQETLTSDTLASSEVERHVADGTLDLGIIAQKPSTPALRSCELMHERLSVALPPNHPLAARESVTADQLDGETFLILTDIGFWRERVDRSLPHSTFIEQRDRGVFDRLRHSTPYCTFVTDAPFMLDAMTGRALVPIDDDMAKATFSLIIRSDAQGLPERLFDWAANRHSRQ; this is encoded by the coding sequence ATGGAACTCGACCAGCTGCGAGCCCTTGACGCCATCGCCGCCGAAGGCACGCTGTCCGCCGCGGCGGAGGCGCTGCGCGTCTCGCAACCGGCGTTGTCCCGTTCCATGCAGCGGCTGGAGGCGGAATTCAATCATCCGCTTTTCGATAGGACGGGGCGGAGGATCACCCTCAACGAGACGGGGCGCACCGCGGTGGACTGGTCGCGGCAGATCCTGCGCGACATCCGTCTGATGCGCGAGGCCGTCGAGCTGACGGCCCGCCGCACGCGAACGGTGAGGGTGGGCACCGTCGCCCCGGCGCCGCTTTGCCTGCTCGCCAGTCTGATGATGGAACGTTTCCCGCAGGAGACGCTCACGTCGGATACGCTCGCTTCGAGCGAGGTGGAACGGCATGTGGCCGACGGCACGCTCGACCTCGGCATCATAGCCCAGAAGCCTTCGACGCCGGCATTGCGATCCTGCGAGCTCATGCATGAGCGTCTTTCGGTCGCCTTGCCGCCGAATCATCCGCTCGCCGCCCGCGAATCCGTCACCGCGGACCAACTGGATGGCGAGACCTTCCTGATCCTCACCGATATCGGCTTCTGGCGCGAACGCGTGGACCGGTCCCTTCCGCACTCCACGTTCATCGAACAGCGTGACCGCGGCGTGTTCGACCGTCTGCGCCATTCCACGCCGTATTGCACCTTCGTCACGGACGCCCCGTTCATGCTGGATGCCATGACGGGGCGCGCCCTGGTGCCGATCGACGACGATATGGCCAAGGCCACCTTTTCGCTGATCATCCGCTCCGACGCCCAAGGCTTACCGGAACGGCTGTTCGACTGGGCCGCGAACCGTCATTCGCGCCAATAA